The proteins below are encoded in one region of Amycolatopsis magusensis:
- a CDS encoding M20 family metallopeptidase, translating into MIDLLDRLVSIESPAGHPLGCHAVQDVVGAELAALGARLERHTADNGTPVLLARWGRQERPVLVLGHVDTVFGLGELARRPFTVHNGHARGPGVFDMKAGLVQLVEALRRLLPADPEPDLTVLLNADEELGSPGSEPFLVAEARRSACAIVLEPGGPGGAIKTARKGIGFYDLAVTGVAAHPGLDFERGVNAITELAAQLGELAACSGMDEGTTVNIGTVRGGTGRNVVAAHAVAEVETRFWTAEAGERADAAVRARVPHHPGAKITVTGGVHRGPMHRGAAATRLAGLARECAAADGWQAGELAVGGVSDANVVAALGVPTVDGMGAEGGGAHGPDEYVLTGSMPRRARWLAALLARLTEPGFRLDPVGDAV; encoded by the coding sequence GTGATCGACCTCCTCGACCGGCTGGTCTCCATCGAATCCCCCGCCGGCCACCCGCTGGGCTGCCACGCCGTGCAGGACGTCGTCGGCGCGGAACTGGCCGCGCTGGGCGCCCGCCTGGAACGGCACACCGCGGACAACGGCACCCCGGTGCTGCTGGCCAGGTGGGGGCGCCAGGAGCGCCCGGTGCTCGTGCTCGGCCACGTGGACACCGTCTTCGGCCTCGGCGAGCTGGCCCGGCGCCCGTTCACTGTCCACAACGGACACGCGCGCGGGCCCGGGGTGTTCGACATGAAGGCCGGGCTGGTGCAACTGGTCGAAGCGCTGCGGCGGCTGCTGCCCGCCGACCCCGAACCGGACCTGACGGTGCTGCTGAACGCGGACGAGGAGCTGGGCAGTCCCGGCTCGGAACCGTTCCTGGTGGCCGAAGCCCGGCGCAGCGCCTGCGCGATCGTGCTCGAACCGGGCGGACCCGGTGGCGCGATCAAGACCGCGCGCAAGGGCATCGGCTTCTACGACCTCGCCGTCACCGGCGTCGCCGCCCATCCCGGGCTGGACTTCGAGCGCGGGGTCAACGCGATCACCGAACTGGCCGCCCAGCTCGGCGAACTGGCCGCGTGCAGCGGGATGGACGAGGGCACCACGGTCAACATCGGGACCGTGCGCGGGGGCACCGGCCGCAACGTGGTGGCCGCGCACGCCGTCGCCGAGGTCGAGACCCGCTTCTGGACCGCGGAGGCGGGCGAACGGGCCGACGCGGCTGTCCGCGCCCGTGTCCCGCACCACCCCGGCGCGAAGATCACCGTCACCGGCGGCGTGCACCGGGGCCCGATGCACCGCGGTGCCGCGGCCACCCGGCTCGCCGGGCTGGCCCGCGAATGCGCCGCGGCCGATGGCTGGCAGGCCGGGGAGCTGGCGGTCGGCGGGGTCAGCGACGCCAACGTGGTCGCCGCGCTGGGCGTGCCCACCGTGGACGGGATGGGCGCCGAAGGCGGCGGCGCCCACGGCCCGGACGAGTACGTGCTCACCGGCTCCATGCCCCGCCGGGCCCGCTGGCTGGCGGCCCTGCTGGCCCGCCTCACCGAACCCGGTTTCCGCCTCGATCCCGTTGGAGACGCAGTATGA
- a CDS encoding iron-containing alcohol dehydrogenase family protein, whose translation MAVAALTGAWTARELPELRVGTGVLEQLGESVAALGIARPLVVSDPGVVSAGWPAQALTCLRATGFRPHSWSGVRPDPDAAVVHGCLDALTGQGGHDGIVAIGGGSTIDVAKACSGLSAHSGPLGDYEGLGRFTEPGVPVVAVLTTPGSGAELSRHATIADDGGRKFAVSGRWLAPKLVLADPETLSTLPAEVAVDTALDAVLHAIEAYLARAATPYSDVCARMALQILRDAMPPGPGTALMTGCLTAGMAMANTNAGVVHALGYPLTSEYRIPHGRANALVAPAALRALADVVPDRYAELGHLLGGTADLAKAFAALRDRAGVAASLADFGVPRADLPRLAALATAYAPVLRNTRRRFTEADLCELYRSAWTERRHHA comes from the coding sequence ATGGCTGTCGCAGCACTGACCGGCGCCTGGACCGCCAGGGAGCTGCCCGAACTCCGCGTCGGCACCGGGGTGCTCGAGCAGCTCGGCGAAAGCGTCGCCGCGCTGGGCATCGCCCGCCCGCTGGTGGTCTCCGACCCCGGCGTGGTGTCGGCGGGCTGGCCCGCGCAGGCCCTCACCTGCCTGCGGGCCACCGGGTTCCGGCCGCATTCGTGGTCGGGGGTGCGGCCGGACCCGGACGCCGCCGTGGTGCACGGGTGCCTCGACGCCCTGACCGGGCAGGGGGGCCACGACGGTATTGTCGCGATCGGCGGCGGCAGCACGATCGACGTGGCCAAGGCGTGCTCCGGGTTGTCCGCGCATTCCGGGCCGCTGGGCGACTACGAAGGCCTCGGCCGGTTCACCGAGCCGGGCGTGCCGGTGGTCGCCGTGCTGACGACCCCGGGCAGCGGTGCGGAACTGTCCCGGCACGCCACGATCGCCGACGACGGCGGGCGCAAGTTCGCCGTCAGCGGCCGGTGGCTGGCTCCGAAACTGGTACTCGCCGATCCGGAAACGCTGTCCACGCTCCCGGCCGAGGTCGCGGTGGACACCGCGCTGGACGCGGTGCTGCACGCGATCGAGGCGTACCTGGCGCGGGCCGCGACGCCGTACAGCGACGTGTGCGCCCGCATGGCCCTGCAGATCCTCCGCGACGCGATGCCGCCTGGCCCGGGCACCGCGCTGATGACCGGCTGCCTCACCGCGGGCATGGCGATGGCCAACACCAACGCCGGGGTGGTGCACGCGCTGGGTTATCCGCTGACCAGCGAGTACCGCATCCCGCACGGCCGGGCCAACGCGCTCGTCGCGCCGGCGGCGTTGCGTGCCCTCGCCGACGTCGTCCCGGACCGGTACGCCGAACTCGGGCACCTGCTGGGCGGGACGGCCGACCTGGCGAAGGCCTTCGCCGCGCTGCGCGACCGGGCCGGGGTGGCCGCCTCCCTCGCCGACTTCGGCGTGCCGCGGGCGGACCTGCCGCGGCTGGCCGCGCTCGCGACCGCGTACGCGCCGGTCCTGCGCAACACCCGGCGGCGATTCACCGAAGCGGACCTGTGCGAGCTGTACCGGTCCGCCTGGACAGAGCGGAGGCACCACGCGTGA
- a CDS encoding transketolase family protein, with protein sequence MTGTVTPLAPGSADWVRRHGLSAIDTCRLAQLHAADADNRITSIEGDLGDCGGDAFAERHPERWYDFGIAEANLVGAAAGMASRGKIPFVNTFGGFALTRACEQVRLELAYHQSNVKIAGTFTGIVAGFSGPTHHCGEDLAIARAMPGMVVLAPADAVAAYQLTLAAARWQGPVYVRLGIDPTDQVYDDSASFSIGGSTVLREGEDVTIVAAGLTSVATAVAAADSLRSQDIRARVVDLYSIKPVDREVLVESARRTGLIVTVEEHSTIGGVGATVAEVVAAEAPVPVRMLGMPDEYAHEIGSYETQLRRCGLDVDSVTAAVAGEVRRWRR encoded by the coding sequence ATGACCGGGACCGTCACGCCACTGGCACCGGGCAGCGCGGACTGGGTCCGGCGGCACGGGCTGTCCGCGATCGACACCTGCCGGCTGGCCCAGTTGCACGCCGCCGACGCCGACAACCGGATCACCTCGATCGAGGGCGACCTCGGTGACTGCGGGGGCGACGCCTTCGCCGAACGCCACCCCGAGCGGTGGTACGACTTCGGCATCGCGGAGGCGAACCTGGTCGGGGCCGCGGCGGGGATGGCCTCACGCGGCAAGATCCCGTTCGTCAACACCTTCGGCGGGTTCGCGCTGACGCGGGCCTGCGAGCAGGTGCGCCTCGAACTGGCCTACCACCAGTCGAACGTGAAGATCGCGGGTACGTTCACCGGGATCGTCGCCGGGTTCTCCGGCCCCACGCACCACTGCGGGGAGGACCTCGCGATCGCGCGGGCCATGCCCGGCATGGTGGTGCTCGCGCCGGCCGACGCCGTCGCGGCCTACCAGCTGACCCTCGCCGCGGCCCGGTGGCAGGGCCCGGTCTACGTCCGGCTCGGGATCGACCCGACCGACCAGGTCTACGACGACAGCGCGTCCTTCAGCATCGGCGGCTCCACGGTCCTGCGCGAAGGCGAGGACGTGACCATCGTGGCGGCCGGGCTGACCAGCGTCGCCACCGCGGTCGCCGCGGCGGATTCCCTGCGCTCCCAGGACATCCGTGCCCGGGTGGTCGACCTGTACTCGATCAAGCCGGTGGACCGCGAGGTCCTCGTCGAGTCGGCCCGGCGCACCGGGCTGATCGTCACCGTCGAGGAGCACTCCACCATCGGCGGGGTGGGCGCCACGGTGGCCGAGGTGGTCGCGGCCGAAGCCCCGGTGCCCGTGCGGATGCTGGGCATGCCCGACGAGTACGCGCACGAGATCGGTTCCTACGAGACACAACTGCGCCGGTGCGGGCTGGACGTGGACAGCGTCACGGCCGCCGTCGCCGGAGAAGTGAGGAGGTGGCGGCGATGA
- a CDS encoding iron-containing alcohol dehydrogenase, whose translation MSDFFHLVPQIHYGRGAARLAGAALAGLGVRHVLVVSDPGVVAAGVLEPVLDSLRTAGVAATVFSGVRTNPSEVEVAAAAKAYQDNGCDGFLGAGGGSALDVAKSAAVVVSHGGSIVDFEDGARPVTEPTPPLVQVPTTSGTGSEAVAGAIITDSRRVFKMHVVATGAQVALCDPELTLTLPPGATAAAGIDALAHAIGAYVSAERQPLADAMALYAVSTISRALPEVVADGSDIGARERMMTGSLSAGISMKGGGAVDHAFAHAVNAMFDVHHGVGVALFLADGMEFNLPHLPERFAALAGALGAGDSGEDGIQAVRELVAGLPIPSLAKLGVTESHVPDLVTKMMADEFHLSLNPVPVSKEDAAELFTAAVRRGGA comes from the coding sequence GTGTCTGACTTCTTCCACCTGGTCCCGCAGATCCACTATGGACGCGGTGCGGCACGGCTGGCCGGTGCGGCGCTCGCCGGGCTCGGCGTCCGGCACGTGCTCGTGGTGTCGGACCCCGGGGTGGTCGCGGCCGGGGTGCTCGAACCCGTGCTCGACTCGCTCAGGACGGCCGGGGTCGCCGCCACGGTGTTCTCCGGCGTGCGCACCAATCCGTCCGAAGTGGAGGTGGCCGCGGCGGCGAAGGCGTATCAGGACAACGGGTGCGACGGTTTCCTCGGTGCCGGTGGTGGCAGCGCACTGGACGTGGCGAAGTCGGCCGCGGTGGTGGTCTCCCACGGCGGCAGCATCGTCGACTTCGAGGACGGCGCCCGCCCGGTCACCGAGCCGACCCCGCCGCTGGTGCAGGTGCCGACCACTTCGGGCACCGGCAGCGAGGCGGTGGCCGGCGCGATCATCACCGACAGCCGCCGCGTGTTCAAGATGCACGTGGTGGCCACCGGGGCACAGGTGGCGCTGTGCGATCCGGAACTGACGCTGACCCTGCCGCCCGGGGCCACCGCGGCCGCCGGGATCGACGCGCTGGCGCACGCGATCGGCGCGTACGTCTCCGCCGAGCGCCAGCCGCTCGCCGACGCGATGGCGCTCTACGCGGTGTCCACCATCTCGCGGGCGCTGCCCGAGGTGGTGGCGGACGGGTCCGATATCGGGGCCCGCGAGCGGATGATGACCGGCAGCCTGTCCGCCGGGATCTCGATGAAGGGCGGCGGCGCGGTCGACCACGCCTTCGCGCACGCGGTCAACGCGATGTTCGACGTGCACCACGGGGTCGGGGTCGCGTTGTTCCTCGCGGACGGCATGGAGTTCAACCTGCCGCACCTGCCGGAGCGGTTCGCCGCGCTGGCCGGCGCGCTCGGCGCGGGCGACTCCGGCGAGGACGGGATCCAGGCGGTGCGGGAGCTGGTGGCCGGCTTGCCCATCCCGAGCCTGGCGAAGCTGGGGGTGACCGAGTCGCACGTGCCGGACCTGGTCACGAAGATGATGGCCGACGAGTTCCACCTCTCGCTCAACCCGGTTCCGGTGTCCAAAGAGGACGCTGCGGAACTGTTCACCGCGGCCGTGCGGCGGGGTGGTGCGTGA
- a CDS encoding aspartate/glutamate racemase family protein, translated as MTEALGILMLEGKMADVPGCMVNEQTWPYPVRRMVVPGAKTPRTAEDAKALLPLYVEAARELEQRGVRVITANCGLMALVQQEVAAAVRTPVVLSSLVAVPAVARMIAPGTRIGVLTFFPDAVGEHNFTSCGWSSADFPVSVAGVGEYESWRRFLATKEADAELHAELREDLRRVIHEFLAREPDIGALVSECTMLPAVLDELRPDLPVPVFDILTVLDWTVSGFGRQRSDGKVTAGV; from the coding sequence ATGACCGAAGCATTGGGCATCCTGATGCTCGAAGGCAAGATGGCCGACGTTCCGGGTTGCATGGTGAACGAACAGACCTGGCCCTACCCGGTGCGGCGGATGGTCGTGCCGGGCGCGAAGACCCCGCGCACGGCCGAAGACGCCAAGGCACTGCTGCCGCTCTACGTCGAGGCGGCCCGTGAGCTCGAACAGCGGGGCGTGCGGGTCATCACCGCCAACTGCGGGCTGATGGCGCTGGTGCAGCAGGAGGTGGCCGCGGCGGTGCGGACCCCGGTGGTCCTCTCCAGCCTGGTCGCGGTGCCCGCGGTGGCCAGGATGATCGCGCCCGGCACGCGCATCGGCGTGCTGACCTTCTTCCCGGACGCGGTCGGCGAGCACAACTTCACCTCGTGCGGCTGGTCGAGCGCGGACTTCCCGGTCAGCGTGGCCGGGGTCGGCGAGTACGAGTCGTGGCGCCGGTTCCTGGCGACCAAGGAGGCCGACGCCGAACTGCACGCCGAACTCCGCGAGGACCTGCGCCGGGTGATCCACGAGTTCCTGGCCCGTGAGCCGGACATCGGCGCGCTGGTCAGCGAATGCACCATGCTGCCCGCCGTGCTGGACGAACTGCGCCCGGACCTGCCGGTGCCGGTGTTCGACATCCTCACCGTGCTCGACTGGACCGTGAGCGGGTTCGGCAGGCAGCGCAGCGACGGAAAGGTGACGGCCGGTGTCTGA
- a CDS encoding transketolase family protein codes for MALTEWYADYGLSSRTTARRAQLELAREDDRIFSVENDLGLPAVPFDKEFPDRYLQVGIAEADQIGIAAGMAVRGKIPFVNTFAVFGTMRACEQLRLDVCYNGAPVKVVGYYTGLSGGYAGPSHQCVEDIALTTAMPGMTVLSPADAYETYLAVRAAAAHPGPVYLRASRGPTPAVYGAYRSPVEFRIGEAVVLRDNGDTGEATADVSILATGCQIVPMALEAAELLADNGIRARVVNVHTLKPLDRAAILAEARRSRLLVTYEDHNRVGGLGSLVAATVLGAHPVPVLSFGVPDQYCAQTAEYDEMLVRYGLGPAQVTTAVLRWLSQH; via the coding sequence ATGGCGCTCACCGAGTGGTACGCCGACTACGGCCTGTCCAGCCGCACCACCGCCCGCCGCGCGCAACTGGAACTGGCGCGTGAGGACGACCGGATCTTCTCCGTGGAGAACGACCTCGGCCTGCCCGCGGTGCCGTTCGACAAGGAGTTCCCGGACCGCTACCTCCAGGTCGGCATCGCCGAGGCCGACCAGATCGGCATCGCCGCCGGGATGGCGGTCCGCGGCAAGATCCCGTTCGTCAACACCTTCGCGGTGTTCGGGACCATGCGCGCCTGCGAGCAACTGCGCCTCGACGTCTGCTACAACGGCGCCCCGGTCAAGGTGGTGGGGTACTACACCGGCCTGTCCGGCGGTTACGCGGGACCGAGCCACCAGTGCGTCGAGGACATCGCGCTCACCACGGCGATGCCCGGCATGACCGTGCTGTCCCCGGCGGACGCGTACGAAACGTACCTGGCCGTACGAGCCGCCGCCGCGCATCCCGGGCCGGTGTACCTGCGGGCCAGCCGCGGGCCGACACCGGCGGTCTACGGGGCTTACCGCAGTCCCGTCGAGTTCCGGATCGGCGAGGCGGTCGTGCTGCGGGATAACGGGGACACCGGGGAGGCCACGGCCGACGTGAGCATCCTCGCCACCGGCTGCCAGATCGTGCCGATGGCGCTGGAAGCCGCGGAACTGCTGGCGGACAACGGGATCCGGGCGCGGGTGGTCAACGTGCACACGCTCAAACCGCTGGACCGGGCGGCGATCCTCGCCGAAGCCCGGCGCAGCCGGCTGCTGGTCACCTACGAGGACCACAACCGGGTCGGCGGGCTCGGTTCCCTGGTCGCGGCGACCGTGCTGGGGGCGCATCCGGTGCCGGTGCTCAGTTTCGGCGTGCCGGACCAGTACTGCGCGCAGACCGCGGAGTACGACGAGATGCTGGTGCGGTACGGGCTCGGCCCGGCCCAGGTGACCACGGCGGTGTTGCGATGGCTGTCGCAGCACTGA